From Mercenaria mercenaria strain notata chromosome 17, MADL_Memer_1, whole genome shotgun sequence, the proteins below share one genomic window:
- the LOC123535619 gene encoding uncharacterized protein LOC123535619 codes for MIILHNNWLGTFALLFTVDIAGTYGFSIGSLLNGRRQEPGPRPLLRYYKSEWLSDDQATQGGPVADLVNRLLKSNFEVRDNDYDTSSPYSDVLDKATQEKDYYLEQSEQPPGGVDRKITPSKRMDMSKLIKDCQKGHQFGLWHRALCRKLMQP; via the exons ATGATTATTTTGCATAATAACTGGCTTGGAACATTTGCTTTGCTTTTTACAGTAGATATCGCTGGGACGTATGGATTTTCCATTGGTTCATTATTGAATGGAAGACGCCAGGAACCAG gTCCAAGGCCTTTGCTCAGGTATTACAAGTCAGAATGGCTTAGTGATGATCAGGCGACACAAGGAGGTCCCGTGGCAGATCTTGTAAACAGATTGTTAAAATCCAACTTTGAAGTCAGAGACAATGATTATGATACGAGTTCGCCTTATTCTGATGTTCTGGACAAGGCAACTCAGGAGAAAGACTACTATTTAGAACAGTCTGAACAACCGCCTGGAGGTGTGGATAGGAAAATCACTCCGAGTAAGAGGATGGATATGTCTAAACTTATCAAAGACTGTCAGAAAGGTCACCAGTTTGGTCTTTGGCATAGAGCCTTATGTAGAAAACTTATGCAACCTTAA